The sequence below is a genomic window from Candidatus Zixiibacteriota bacterium.
CTAAGATAATGTTACTGATTTCTAAAAACAGCCATTTGGCTTGATTTTTGTGCCTCCACAGGTTAAATTTATCCCGCCTGTGGCAGGATTGCTTGAAAATTAATTTTACGGATAATTTTTGTGATTGTCAAATGAAAAATTTTAAAAGATTATGACGGATTACGAATGACGAATAAAGACAAAGAACCGTGAGCGTGGAGAAAGAAATTGTAAGGGGTGGGGTTTCCTCGCCCAAAGCTCTCAGTTGGTGTCCTCACCAACTGAGCCTCATCGATCAGAGCACCAAAGGAACCTTGTTGGTTCGGAGACCAACAAGGAGCAAGCATAGTTAACGTCGGGCATAAAACCCGACGCTACGAATAGATTGTGTCATTGCGAAGCAACCTGTTTACATTTGAAAGATTGCTTCGTCGTTCCCTACGGGGACTCCTCGCAATGACAATTGAGGAAAAAATATGAAAATCAAAAGAGAAAGACTTCCTCTCTGGCTAAAGGTTAAACCTCCGTTACGAGAAAATTACAGAAAAGTCAAGTCTCTTTTATCCTCGCTTGAACTGCATACGGTCTGTCAGGAGGCGAACTGCCCGAATATCGGGACCTGTTTTGAGGAAAAAACTGCGACTTTTTTGATCTTAGGCAGAATTTGCACCCGTGGATGTAGTTTCTGTGATGTGGATAGAGGAGTCCCGTTACCTTTAGATGTCTCAGAACCTCTGCACATTTCTGAGGCGGTAAGAAAATTGGGTCTGGAGTACGTGGTGATAACCTCAGTAACCAGGGATGATTTAAAAGATGGGGGTGCTTCGCATTTTGCCAGGGTGATAAAAATACTAAGGGAGTCAAATCCAGGGTGCAAGGTTGAAGTTTTGATTCCAGACTTTAAGGGTGATTTTGAGTCTTTGAAGATTGTGCTCAAGGAAAAGCCTTTTGTTCTGAATCACAACCTGGAAACAATAAAAAGATTTTACCCCATAGTAAGAAAAGGGGCGAATTATCAAAGGTCTCTGAACTTGCTTAAAAAATCGAAGGGGTATGACAGCTCCATTTTGACCAAGTCCGGAATCATCATAGGGATAGGCGAGGAACATGAGGAGATAATTGAACTGATGCAAGACCTAAAAGACATCAAGTGTGACCTGCTCACTATAGGACAGTATCTTTCTCCTTCGGATAAACATCTTCCGGTTGCGAAATATTATCCGCCTGAGGATTTTGAGAAGCTGAAGAAAATAGGTGAAGGGATGGGGTTTATGAAAGTGGAATCAGGTCCTCTGGTAAGAAGCTCGTATCATGCGGGAAAAACAGTCTATAGGCTAAAGTCTTAAGGCTAAAGGCAAGGAGAAAGCACTGCTCTCCGTTGGTGTCCTCACCAACGGAGGCTTGTTGGTCGGAGACTAACAAGGAGCCGGGGAGGAAGTGTTATTTTGTCATTCTGAGCCCGCAGGCCGTTAAAAGCCTTACGGCTCATAGAGGCGAAGAATCTCTAGATTCTTCGGTCGTCCATCTGGACTCCCTCAGAATGACAGGTGAGAAAAAAATCGTGGTGGAAACTAAAGAGCGAAAAGTATTAGATATGACTTCTGGCAGTATCACCAAAAATATCTTTCATCTTGCCTGGCCTGCGGTTACCTCGATGTTCCTGGAAACTTTCTTCTCGATTGCCAATGCCTTCTGGGTAGGAAAGTTGGGAGCAATCTATTTAGCTGCGGTGATCTCCTCAGTTTTCGTTATCTGGATTATTTATTCGTTAGCGGCAATTATCTCCACCGGGGTGGTGGCTTTGGTCTCCAGGTCTATCGGAGCAAAAGATTCTGCTCAGGCTTCTTTCGTCTCAGAACAGGCTTTTCTTTTTGCACTGATAGGCTCATCTCTCTTGGCTGTTATGGGAATACTTTTGACTCCCCAATTTTTTATTCTGATGGGGACTCCTCCAGAGGTCACCGCAATTGGAACGAAATATCTGCGCATAATTTTCCTGGGAGCGCCGCTTTTTTTCCAGATAGATACTTTAAGCGGCATTTTCAGGGCTTCGGGTGATACTAAGACTCCTCTGAGAGTAGCTCTGATAGCGGTTGGCTTAAATATCATACTCGATCCGATTTTAATCTTCGGTTTAGGTCCATTTCCCAAGTTGGGCGCGATAGGTGCTTCAATCGCCACGGTAATCTCACAATTTATAGGAGTCGTCCTTTTCTGGAGACACATAAATAAAGGGAAGCTTCCTTTCAAGCTGGATTTGCGGATTCGAAAAAAGCTTAACCTGAAGACTGTCCAGAGGATTGTTAAAATAGGATTACCCACTTCAATTGCTGGCATTGTTTTCAGCTTAGTCTACTTATTCCTGAATAAGATAACTGCTCACTTCGGAACTGATGCGATTGCAGCTTTGGGGATAGGAAACAGGTCAGAATCTCTATCCTACCTGACCTGTTTTGGATTCTCATTGGCTGCCGCAGCCCTGGTCGGGCAGAACTTAGGAGCTCAAAAACCGGAAAGGGCAGAGAAATCTGCCTGGAGAACGGTCTTGATCGTGATTGGTATCACCGGTTTCATATCAGTTATGTTTTTATCCTTTCCCAGATACATTGCCGCTTTCTTTATCTCTGACGACAAGGTAATTAAAATCGGAATCAGCTATTTGCGGATTTTAGG
It includes:
- the lipA gene encoding lipoyl synthase, giving the protein MKIKRERLPLWLKVKPPLRENYRKVKSLLSSLELHTVCQEANCPNIGTCFEEKTATFLILGRICTRGCSFCDVDRGVPLPLDVSEPLHISEAVRKLGLEYVVITSVTRDDLKDGGASHFARVIKILRESNPGCKVEVLIPDFKGDFESLKIVLKEKPFVLNHNLETIKRFYPIVRKGANYQRSLNLLKKSKGYDSSILTKSGIIIGIGEEHEEIIELMQDLKDIKCDLLTIGQYLSPSDKHLPVAKYYPPEDFEKLKKIGEGMGFMKVESGPLVRSSYHAGKTVYRLKS
- a CDS encoding MATE family efflux transporter, which encodes MTGEKKIVVETKERKVLDMTSGSITKNIFHLAWPAVTSMFLETFFSIANAFWVGKLGAIYLAAVISSVFVIWIIYSLAAIISTGVVALVSRSIGAKDSAQASFVSEQAFLFALIGSSLLAVMGILLTPQFFILMGTPPEVTAIGTKYLRIIFLGAPLFFQIDTLSGIFRASGDTKTPLRVALIAVGLNIILDPILIFGLGPFPKLGAIGASIATVISQFIGVVLFWRHINKGKLPFKLDLRIRKKLNLKTVQRIVKIGLPTSIAGIVFSLVYLFLNKITAHFGTDAIAALGIGNRSESLSYLTCFGFSLAAAALVGQNLGAQKPERAEKSAWRTVLIVIGITGFISVMFLSFPRYIAAFFISDDKVIKIGISYLRILGLSQIFMAIEIVLEGAFSGAGNTFPPMMVSVPGSILRIPLAYLLAIKLNLGVSGIWWAITLTSIGKGVVLAFWFKLGRWKSKRI